CATACGGAATTCACTGACATGCCCCACACCTTGCCTGCACTGCCTTACGCCTACGATGCGCTGGAGCCGCACATCGATACCCAGACCATGGAGATTCACCACAGCAAGCACCACCAGACCTATGTGAACAACCTCAACGCCGCCATCGAAGGGACCGAGTGGGCCGAATGGCCGATCGACAAGCTGGTCGGCGCGGTCAAGCAGTTGCCCGAAAAGCTGCAAGGAGCGGTGATCAATCAGGGCGGCGGCCACGCCAACCATGCGTTGTTCTGGACCGTGATGTCACCCAAGGGCGGTGGTCAACCCCAGGGGCAGGTCGCCCAGGCCATCGATACGCAGCTCGGCGGCTTCGAGGCGTTCAAGGAGGCGTTCACCAAGGCCGCGCTGACCCGTTTCGGCAGTGGTTGGGCCTGGCTCAGCGTGACCCCGGCCAAGACGCTGGTGGTGGAGAGCAGCGGCAACCAGGACAGTCCGCTGATGCACGGCAACACACCGATCCTGGGGTTGGACGTGTGGGAGCACGCTTACTACCTGAAGTACCAGAACCGTCGTCCGGAATACATC
The Pseudomonas putida genome window above contains:
- a CDS encoding superoxide dismutase yields the protein MPHTLPALPYAYDALEPHIDTQTMEIHHSKHHQTYVNNLNAAIEGTEWAEWPIDKLVGAVKQLPEKLQGAVINQGGGHANHALFWTVMSPKGGGQPQGQVAQAIDTQLGGFEAFKEAFTKAALTRFGSGWAWLSVTPAKTLVVESSGNQDSPLMHGNTPILGLDVWEHAYYLKYQNRRPEYIGAFYNVVDWTEVERRYLEALK